The Mytilus edulis chromosome 12, xbMytEdul2.2, whole genome shotgun sequence genome contains a region encoding:
- the LOC139497412 gene encoding polyadenylate-binding protein 1-like: MTTANQADKRDSGTSLYVGDLHPDVTDAELLDAFSTAGSISRIRVCRDQITERSLGYAFVKFEKEEDAETALGTIDSINGQPIRIMWSAGDGKVFIKNLDKSMDTKALYDIFDAFGNILSCKVICDDQGSCGYGFVLFETEEAARNAIYKVNGILLNGKRVYVSREMNEDDIIEIMADKTQKFKNVYIKNFGIKMSEKELKELFEPYGKITSLKIMTDVRGESRGFGFVCYQNSDDAEKKMKQPFM; encoded by the exons ATGACGACTGCTAATCAAGCTGATAAACGTGATTCGGGGACGTCCTTGTATGTAGGAGATCTACATCCAGATGTTACAGACGCTGAATTGCTGGATGCATTTTCAACAGCAGGATCAATCAGCAGGATCCGTGTCTGTAGAGATCAGATCACAGAACGTTCACTTGGTTATGCttttgtcaaatttgaaaaaGAAGAAGATG ctGAAACAGCTCTTGGGACAATAGATAGCATCAACGGTCAACCAATCAGAATTATGTGGTCAGCTGGGGATGGCAAAGTGTTCATCAAGAATCTTGATAAAAGCATGGATACTAAGgcattatatgatatatttgatgCTTTTGGGAATATTTTATCCTGTAAG GTAATTTGTGATGATCAAGGTTCCTGTGGATACGGATTTGTTCTTTTTGAAACTGAGGAAGCAGCCAGAAATGCAATATACAAAGTCAATGGCATTTTATTGAATGGAAAGAGGGT CTACGTTAGTCGAGAAATGAACGAAGACGATATCATTGAAATCATGGCTGACAAGACACAGAAATTTAAGAATGTTTATATAAAgaattttggcattaaaatgtcAGAAAAAGAGTTAAAAGAACTGTTTGAGCCGTATGGTAAAATAACCAGTTTAAAG ATAATGACTGATGTCAGGGGCGAAAGTCGAGGATTTGGATTTGTTTGCTATCAAAATTCTGATGACGCTGAAAAG AAAATGAAACAACCGTTCATGTAA